A stretch of Bradyrhizobium diazoefficiens DNA encodes these proteins:
- a CDS encoding TAXI family TRAP transporter solute-binding subunit, with protein MSAEGPTSSREAPPRRPKVIKTNQQQVLLYVVLTLLLSLATVWAGRAWLHNSETLTFAVGAPTSDEALFATKLATLLKNNASRFRIKIVNNADNAKALAQFDHKQADLAVLRTDAKVPLRARTLAILEHDLVLLLGPGNKKIKSLAELKKKKVAVLAENESSLAFVRNILDIPDGPDAVKIQMAPQGATLDKLFAPASGFSAVIAIVHTSKAVRDKAYEQVAKRGGFTLNAIDEAKALARKFPGISDETLTAGTLSVSPEIPDDDLDTIGLEWLLVAQSKMSATIAGDIARIVYENKSALGLDSGFATHIEPASVEKDAFVMAHQGAADYINDDTKSFMDKYSDLMYLGAAALSVIGSIFAAIYAKITRIAPEKAGQLSTAVLDIGERIEHAHSLDQLECLQDELESILRGAVIGLRDGTISTDGLDTFKLGYEFVRDEIGMRRDYLKRHAGEVEKIAAPLPPPEDSNVVVVKTAQSA; from the coding sequence ATGAGTGCTGAAGGCCCTACCTCGTCGAGAGAAGCGCCGCCCCGGCGTCCCAAGGTGATCAAGACCAATCAGCAGCAGGTTCTGCTGTATGTCGTGCTGACCCTGCTGCTGTCGCTTGCCACCGTCTGGGCCGGCCGCGCGTGGTTGCACAATTCAGAGACGCTGACCTTTGCCGTCGGCGCTCCCACCAGCGACGAAGCACTGTTCGCGACCAAGCTCGCCACACTGCTGAAGAACAACGCCTCGCGTTTCCGGATCAAGATCGTCAACAATGCCGACAATGCCAAGGCGCTCGCCCAGTTCGATCACAAGCAGGCCGATCTTGCAGTCCTGCGCACCGACGCCAAGGTGCCGCTGCGGGCGCGCACGCTCGCGATCCTGGAGCACGATCTCGTGCTCCTGCTCGGCCCCGGCAACAAGAAGATCAAGTCGCTGGCCGAGCTGAAGAAGAAGAAGGTCGCGGTTCTCGCCGAGAACGAATCCTCGCTCGCCTTCGTCCGCAACATCCTCGACATCCCCGACGGACCGGACGCTGTGAAGATTCAAATGGCGCCGCAAGGCGCGACGCTGGACAAGCTGTTTGCACCGGCAAGTGGCTTCAGCGCGGTGATCGCCATCGTCCACACCTCGAAGGCGGTGCGGGACAAGGCCTATGAACAAGTCGCCAAGCGCGGCGGCTTCACGCTGAACGCGATCGACGAAGCCAAGGCGCTGGCGCGCAAATTCCCCGGCATTTCCGACGAAACGCTGACCGCCGGCACGCTGTCCGTTTCGCCGGAGATTCCCGACGACGACCTCGACACGATCGGGCTCGAATGGTTGCTGGTCGCGCAATCCAAGATGTCGGCGACCATTGCCGGCGACATCGCGCGCATCGTCTACGAGAACAAGTCCGCACTCGGGCTCGACAGCGGCTTCGCGACCCACATCGAGCCGGCCTCCGTCGAGAAGGACGCCTTCGTGATGGCGCATCAGGGGGCAGCCGACTACATCAACGACGACACCAAGTCGTTCATGGATAAGTACAGCGACCTGATGTATCTGGGCGCCGCCGCGCTCAGCGTCATCGGCTCGATCTTCGCCGCGATCTACGCCAAGATTACCCGGATCGCGCCGGAGAAGGCTGGCCAGCTCTCCACCGCCGTCCTCGATATCGGCGAGCGTATCGAGCACGCCCATTCGCTGGACCAGCTCGAATGTCTCCAGGACGAACTCGAGAGCATCCTGCGCGGCGCCGTCATCGGCCTGCGTGACGGCACGATCAGTACCGACGGGCTCGATACCTTCAAGCTCGGCTACGAATTCGTCCGCGACGAGATCGGCATGCGCCGTGACTACCTGAAGCGCCACGCCGGCGAGGTCGAGAAGATCGCCGCCCCCCTCCCCCCACCCGAAGACAGCAATGTCGTGGTGGTGAAGACAGCTCAGAGCGCCTGA
- a CDS encoding cyclic nucleotide-gated ion channel has product MPKPMFPALAQFVAATAGRNMTKAAYVAVTVGVLSMVLLTVDPAYETAHRWVDLLLWACLAYFVFEWVVRLRHMALQHRLALYMSSSAGLVDAVGALAVPAALILGAEPKTAWLFSVLWVLKVVPGIPGLRQLRRVLAFEWGPLLSVLVIFLMVVFLASVAEYFLERDVQPQTFGSVPAALWWAVVTLTTTGYGDAVPVTPLGRIVAALVMISGLGVFGLWTGILATGFAAETRRDNFLKTWESVSKVPFFAALGPAAIADVTHMLRTMELPARTMIIRKGQQGDCMYFIAAGEVAVDLPGKKVHLGEGAFFGEMALLGNNMRGANVSTTKVSRLLVLDLVDFRVLMARHPDLAETIDAEARRRTLENR; this is encoded by the coding sequence ATGCCCAAGCCGATGTTTCCCGCTCTGGCCCAGTTCGTGGCCGCTACGGCCGGCCGCAACATGACCAAGGCCGCCTATGTGGCCGTGACCGTCGGTGTGCTCAGCATGGTGCTGTTGACTGTCGATCCAGCCTACGAGACGGCGCACCGATGGGTCGACCTGCTGCTATGGGCCTGCCTCGCCTATTTCGTGTTTGAATGGGTGGTCCGGTTGCGCCACATGGCGCTGCAGCACCGACTGGCACTCTACATGTCCTCCTCCGCCGGCCTGGTCGATGCCGTCGGGGCGCTGGCGGTGCCGGCCGCGCTGATTCTGGGCGCCGAACCCAAGACGGCCTGGTTGTTCAGCGTGCTCTGGGTGCTGAAGGTGGTGCCCGGCATTCCTGGCCTGCGCCAGCTTCGCCGGGTACTGGCGTTCGAATGGGGCCCGCTGCTCAGCGTGCTCGTGATCTTCCTGATGGTGGTGTTCCTCGCCTCCGTCGCCGAATATTTTCTCGAGCGGGACGTGCAGCCGCAGACCTTCGGCAGCGTGCCGGCCGCGCTGTGGTGGGCGGTGGTGACCTTGACGACGACCGGCTACGGCGACGCCGTGCCGGTCACACCGCTCGGGCGTATTGTGGCCGCGCTGGTGATGATCTCCGGCCTCGGCGTGTTCGGCCTCTGGACCGGTATCCTGGCGACCGGCTTCGCCGCCGAGACCCGACGCGACAATTTCCTCAAGACTTGGGAATCCGTCAGCAAGGTGCCGTTCTTCGCAGCGCTTGGGCCTGCGGCCATTGCCGACGTCACGCACATGCTCCGCACCATGGAACTGCCCGCGCGCACCATGATCATCCGGAAGGGCCAGCAGGGCGACTGCATGTATTTCATCGCCGCCGGCGAGGTCGCGGTCGACTTGCCCGGCAAGAAGGTGCATCTCGGCGAGGGTGCTTTCTTCGGCGAGATGGCGCTGCTCGGCAACAACATGCGCGGCGCCAATGTCTCGACCACGAAGGTGTCGCGGCTGCTGGTGCTCGATCTCGTCGACTTCCGCGTGCTGATGGCGCGGCACCCCGATCTCGCCGAGACCATCGACGCGGAAGCCAGGCGGCGCACGCTCGAAAACAGATAA
- a CDS encoding enoyl-CoA hydratase/isomerase family protein: MSETTEAASGPVLEINGARATIRLNRPKHLNRLQAEDLGELVKLFDRVEADPAIRVLVLTGTGRAFSAGYDLNSVAERAVSANEQQSAGSAFEVVVNRLEDLGLPTICRLNGGVYGGSTDLALACDFRIGIDTAEMFMPAARLGLHYYRSGIKRYVTRLGVDNAKKLFLTAQKITASEMLRIGYLTAMVAVEFLDEEVDKLANILAGNAPNAMRGMKRAINEFARGELDEQATDQRHRDSMRGDEIKEGIEAFGEKRAPRF, from the coding sequence ATGTCGGAGACCACTGAGGCGGCCAGTGGCCCCGTGCTCGAAATCAATGGTGCACGCGCCACCATCCGCTTGAACCGGCCAAAGCATCTGAACCGGCTCCAGGCGGAGGATCTCGGCGAACTGGTAAAGCTGTTCGACCGGGTGGAGGCCGATCCCGCGATCCGCGTGCTGGTGCTGACGGGTACGGGCCGCGCATTCTCGGCAGGCTACGATTTGAATTCGGTCGCCGAGCGGGCAGTGAGCGCCAACGAGCAGCAGAGCGCGGGCTCGGCCTTCGAAGTCGTCGTCAACCGGCTGGAGGACCTCGGCCTGCCGACGATCTGCCGGCTCAATGGCGGCGTCTATGGCGGCTCGACCGACCTCGCACTCGCCTGCGATTTCCGCATCGGAATCGACACCGCCGAGATGTTCATGCCGGCGGCGCGACTCGGGCTGCATTATTACAGGAGCGGCATCAAGCGCTACGTGACGCGGCTCGGCGTCGACAATGCGAAGAAGCTGTTCCTGACAGCGCAGAAGATCACCGCCTCGGAGATGCTGCGTATCGGCTATCTCACCGCCATGGTGGCGGTGGAATTTCTGGACGAGGAAGTCGACAAGCTCGCCAACATTCTCGCCGGCAATGCTCCGAACGCGATGCGCGGCATGAAGCGTGCGATCAACGAATTCGCCCGCGGCGAGCTGGACGAGCAGGCCACCGACCAGCGTCACCGCGACAGCATGCGCGGCGACGAAATCAAGGAAGGCATCGAAGCGTTCGGGGAGAAGAGGGCTCCAAGATTCTGA
- a CDS encoding DUF6157 family protein has product MTKPMHTTNCFNTFIRVAEDCPARTGEEPPLRAGKPTVACLQYGMIAKAPYKYTSDDVIFATSASGRELDVKATKTEKHAAREAFFSRGQACMRASSLGKRFGWGVHADSEGRIAIYAIDSKRYQSLARDPKLTQVRAMRSKRA; this is encoded by the coding sequence ATGACGAAGCCGATGCATACGACCAACTGCTTCAACACCTTCATCCGGGTTGCCGAAGACTGTCCTGCGCGTACTGGCGAGGAGCCCCCGCTGCGCGCGGGAAAGCCGACGGTGGCGTGCCTGCAATACGGGATGATCGCCAAGGCACCGTACAAATACACGTCCGACGACGTGATCTTCGCGACCTCTGCGTCGGGACGCGAGCTCGATGTGAAGGCGACGAAAACGGAGAAGCATGCGGCCCGTGAAGCGTTCTTCTCCCGCGGGCAGGCGTGCATGAGGGCGTCGAGCCTGGGCAAGCGCTTCGGCTGGGGCGTTCATGCCGACAGTGAGGGCCGGATCGCGATCTACGCCATCGACAGCAAGCGCTACCAGTCGCTCGCCCGCGATCCCAAGCTCACGCAGGTGCGCGCGATGCGGTCGAAGCGGGCGTGA
- a CDS encoding glutathione S-transferase family protein, which produces MTDPNRITLYYSPQSRATGTRVLLEELGAPYDLHVLNMKASEQRQPAYLAINPLGKVPAIRHGEALVTEQVAITIYLADLFPQAGLTPALSDPLRGPYLRWTAYYGSSFEPALIDKFMQREPAPITQSPYADYDTMLGALETQLSEGPYLLGERMTAADVLWGIAFSWTMMFGIVPKKDVFARYADRMTSRPAFQRITAADAEMAAQHAAAAGG; this is translated from the coding sequence ATGACCGATCCGAACCGCATCACGCTGTATTATTCGCCGCAGAGCCGCGCCACTGGCACGCGGGTGCTGCTGGAGGAGCTGGGGGCGCCCTACGATCTCCACGTTCTCAACATGAAGGCAAGCGAGCAGCGCCAGCCCGCCTATCTCGCCATCAATCCGCTCGGCAAGGTGCCGGCGATCCGCCATGGCGAGGCGCTCGTGACCGAGCAGGTCGCGATCACCATCTATCTCGCCGATCTGTTTCCCCAGGCGGGGCTGACGCCCGCGCTGAGCGATCCGCTGCGCGGCCCCTATTTGCGCTGGACCGCCTATTACGGCTCCTCGTTCGAGCCCGCCCTGATCGACAAGTTCATGCAGCGCGAGCCGGCGCCGATCACGCAGTCGCCCTATGCCGACTACGACACGATGCTCGGCGCGCTCGAGACGCAATTGTCGGAGGGACCGTATCTGCTCGGCGAGCGCATGACCGCCGCCGATGTGCTGTGGGGTATCGCGTTCAGCTGGACCATGATGTTCGGGATCGTGCCGAAGAAGGACGTTTTTGCCCGCTACGCCGACCGCATGACCTCGCGGCCGGCGTTCCAGCGGATCACTGCGGCCGACGCCGAGATGGCCGCGCAGCATGCCGCGGCGGCTGGCGGGTGA
- a CDS encoding YafY family protein — translation MRASRMLSILTTLQAKGQVTAPELAEACEVSVRTIYRDIDALAASGVPVYADRGAEGGYRLLDGYRVRLNGLSQSEAGALFLAGLPGPAAALGLDAAMIAARNKLMAALPANLREDAGRMQERFHLDAPGWFGEAEEPKHLRAIAGAALRGTLIKIRYQSWRAEKQRRVAPLGLVLKGGSWYLAGQVDGSVRTYRVARVLDCTALDERIDRPADFDLATYWQNATLRLEAEMHPNVAIVRLSPIGVKLLDALSQPYVRARTQIDETTDADGWRIARVPTGKTSWHAAAELLRLGAEAEVLEPADLREKMAEMTQAMAARYRAARKA, via the coding sequence ATGCGCGCGAGCCGGATGCTGTCGATCCTCACCACCCTCCAAGCCAAGGGGCAGGTCACCGCGCCCGAGCTTGCCGAGGCCTGCGAGGTGTCGGTGCGCACAATCTATCGCGACATCGACGCGCTCGCAGCATCCGGTGTCCCCGTCTATGCCGATCGCGGCGCGGAAGGCGGTTATCGGCTGCTCGACGGCTATCGCGTGCGCCTGAATGGGTTGTCGCAGAGCGAAGCGGGCGCGCTGTTCCTCGCGGGCCTCCCGGGCCCGGCAGCGGCGCTCGGGCTGGATGCCGCGATGATCGCCGCGCGGAACAAGCTGATGGCGGCGCTGCCCGCGAACTTGCGCGAAGATGCCGGGCGCATGCAGGAACGTTTTCACCTGGACGCGCCGGGCTGGTTCGGCGAAGCGGAAGAACCCAAACATCTGCGCGCGATTGCCGGCGCAGCTCTCCGCGGAACGCTCATCAAAATCCGCTACCAGAGCTGGCGCGCCGAGAAGCAGCGCCGTGTCGCGCCGCTCGGCCTCGTGCTGAAGGGCGGCAGCTGGTATCTCGCGGGGCAAGTCGACGGCAGCGTGCGCACCTATCGCGTCGCGCGCGTGCTCGACTGCACGGCACTCGACGAGCGCATCGATCGTCCCGCCGATTTCGATCTCGCCACCTATTGGCAGAACGCGACGCTGCGGCTCGAAGCCGAGATGCATCCGAACGTCGCGATCGTGCGGCTGTCGCCAATCGGCGTCAAGCTGCTCGATGCGCTGAGCCAGCCTTATGTCAGGGCGCGCACGCAGATCGACGAGACCACCGATGCCGACGGCTGGCGCATCGCCAGAGTACCGACCGGCAAGACCTCATGGCATGCCGCGGCCGAGTTGCTGCGGCTCGGGGCCGAGGCCGAAGTGCTGGAACCCGCGGACCTCCGCGAGAAGATGGCCGAGATGACGCAGGCGATGGCCGCGCGCTATCGCGCGGCGCGGAAAGCCTGA
- a CDS encoding fatty acid desaturase: MTDATVSEPGHRLKPLTPAMLRDLSVRSNLKGAAQSFSHYGLVVLVGALIWKVSSTWSVLWALPLMVVQGYFVAFLFMAVHETAHKTAFKSRGLNLAVGYPSAFIIGLPYEYYCLFHWDHHRYTQDPDNDPELIVGVKPKSDTQLAIAYSGLLQVAGRLWLMLGHAVTGQVVVRWIPENKRAIIVTEARTYAALYALLLALSLWFSSALLLWVWIVPLIVGQFFLRPYLYAEHTGCERTRSAFQNTRTTYTGALVKWFAWNMPYHVEHHAYPSIPFHALPKLNGIVDGEIVYRGRGYIRTTRETWAWFRRQRKSA; encoded by the coding sequence ATGACTGACGCTACCGTTTCAGAGCCGGGCCATCGCCTGAAGCCGTTGACGCCGGCGATGCTGCGCGACTTGTCCGTGCGATCCAACCTCAAGGGCGCCGCGCAAAGCTTCAGTCATTACGGTCTGGTCGTGCTGGTCGGCGCGCTGATCTGGAAGGTCTCATCGACCTGGAGTGTGCTCTGGGCGTTGCCGTTAATGGTGGTGCAGGGCTATTTCGTCGCCTTCCTGTTCATGGCGGTGCACGAGACTGCGCACAAGACGGCGTTCAAAAGCCGCGGCCTCAACCTCGCGGTCGGCTATCCCTCAGCCTTCATCATCGGACTGCCTTACGAATATTACTGCCTGTTTCACTGGGACCACCACCGCTACACCCAGGATCCGGACAACGACCCGGAGCTGATCGTCGGCGTGAAGCCTAAATCCGACACGCAACTCGCGATCGCTTATAGCGGCCTGCTCCAGGTCGCCGGCCGTCTCTGGCTGATGCTCGGCCATGCCGTCACAGGCCAGGTCGTCGTGCGCTGGATCCCCGAGAACAAGCGCGCCATTATCGTGACCGAAGCTCGCACCTATGCCGCACTTTATGCCCTGCTGCTTGCGCTCTCGCTGTGGTTCTCGTCAGCGCTGCTGCTCTGGGTCTGGATCGTCCCGCTGATCGTCGGGCAGTTCTTCCTGAGGCCCTATCTCTATGCCGAGCACACCGGCTGCGAGCGGACCCGCAGCGCGTTCCAGAACACCCGCACCACCTATACCGGTGCGCTCGTCAAATGGTTTGCGTGGAACATGCCCTATCACGTCGAGCACCACGCCTATCCCTCGATCCCGTTTCACGCGCTACCGAAGCTGAACGGAATCGTCGACGGCGAGATCGTCTATCGCGGCCGCGGCTACATCAGAACGACGCGCGAGACCTGGGCCTGGTTTCGCCGGCAGCGGAAGAGTGCTTAG
- a CDS encoding alpha/beta fold hydrolase — MTEQRDYEIFEAGDVALQSGAVFPALKLAYKTFGTLNPAKDNVILYPTSFSAQHYDTEWLIQSGGVLDPERYFIVIPNLFGNGLSSSPSNTVAPFPQMTYHDAIAVQHRLLTECFGISKLALVYGWSMGGMQAYHWAALHPDMVERAAVVCGSARCAPYNYVFLEGVKAALTGDPAFRDGRFVEKPAAGYRAMGRVYAGWAMSHAFYRDEVWREAGFTSLEDYLARAWDATFARRDANDLLAQVGIWQRGNISRCATFSDDFDRALGAIKAHMLLMPGATDRYFDVRDNEDEVGKLTNAKSAMLHPIPSVHGHRAGNPVNNPPDHAFLKAEIAALLSK, encoded by the coding sequence ATGACGGAGCAGCGAGATTACGAGATCTTCGAGGCTGGCGATGTTGCGCTCCAATCCGGCGCCGTCTTTCCTGCGCTGAAGCTCGCTTACAAAACCTTCGGTACGCTGAACCCGGCCAAGGACAACGTCATCCTCTATCCGACCTCGTTCAGCGCGCAGCACTATGACACCGAGTGGCTGATCCAGTCCGGCGGCGTGCTCGATCCCGAGCGCTACTTCATCGTTATCCCGAACCTGTTCGGCAACGGTCTTTCGTCCTCGCCGTCGAATACCGTCGCTCCGTTCCCGCAAATGACTTATCACGACGCTATCGCGGTTCAGCACAGGCTGCTCACTGAGTGCTTCGGCATCTCAAAGCTTGCGCTGGTCTATGGCTGGTCGATGGGCGGCATGCAGGCCTATCACTGGGCGGCCCTCCATCCCGATATGGTCGAGCGCGCTGCGGTGGTCTGCGGCAGCGCGCGCTGCGCGCCATACAATTACGTTTTCCTCGAAGGCGTAAAGGCCGCGTTAACCGGCGATCCCGCGTTCCGCGACGGACGTTTCGTCGAAAAGCCTGCCGCCGGATATCGCGCGATGGGGCGCGTCTATGCCGGCTGGGCGATGTCGCATGCCTTTTATCGCGACGAGGTCTGGCGCGAGGCGGGCTTCACCTCCCTCGAGGATTATCTCGCCCGCGCCTGGGATGCGACCTTCGCCCGGCGCGACGCCAATGATCTCCTGGCGCAGGTCGGCATCTGGCAGCGTGGCAACATCAGCCGCTGCGCGACGTTTAGCGACGATTTCGATCGGGCGCTTGGCGCGATCAAGGCCCACATGCTGCTGATGCCGGGTGCCACCGACCGCTATTTCGATGTTCGTGACAACGAAGACGAAGTCGGCAAGCTGACCAACGCGAAATCCGCCATGCTCCATCCGATTCCCTCGGTGCACGGCCACCGCGCCGGCAACCCCGTCAACAACCCGCCCGATCACGCCTTCCTCAAGGCCGAGATCGCCGCACTCCTCAGCAAATAG
- a CDS encoding MBL fold metallo-hydrolase, which produces MPLWTCETCGAQFSDSGKPPVSCPICEDERQYVNWKGQTFLAREALAGRCRLVWRDDLGLTGIALEPSFAIGQRALLVPDGKGCAMWDCIPLATPEAITYVKSLGGLTAIAISHPHYYGALADWSDAFGGVPVYLHADDRQWVTRQHSPIVYWTGDHHRISADVLLLRTGGHFAGATMLHDAHGADGKGALLTGDIAQVTMDRRFVSFMYSYPNYMPLSAAAVRRIAAAVEPLAFDRIYGAWWGRNIASGAKAAFAASVGRYIAAIA; this is translated from the coding sequence ATGCCCCTCTGGACCTGCGAAACCTGCGGCGCCCAATTTTCAGACAGCGGAAAGCCGCCCGTATCCTGTCCGATCTGCGAGGACGAGCGGCAATATGTGAACTGGAAAGGGCAGACGTTCCTGGCTCGCGAGGCGCTCGCCGGACGCTGCCGGCTCGTCTGGCGCGACGATCTCGGTCTCACCGGTATCGCGCTCGAGCCGAGCTTTGCGATCGGGCAGCGCGCGCTGCTGGTCCCCGATGGCAAGGGATGCGCGATGTGGGACTGCATTCCGCTGGCAACACCGGAAGCTATCACTTATGTCAAATCGCTCGGCGGCCTGACAGCGATCGCGATCTCGCATCCGCATTATTATGGCGCGCTCGCAGACTGGAGCGACGCTTTCGGCGGTGTGCCGGTCTATCTTCACGCCGATGACCGCCAATGGGTGACGCGGCAGCACTCCCCGATCGTGTATTGGACCGGCGATCATCATCGCATCTCGGCCGACGTCCTGCTGCTCCGCACGGGCGGTCATTTCGCGGGTGCCACCATGTTGCACGATGCGCACGGTGCCGACGGCAAGGGCGCGCTGCTGACTGGCGATATCGCACAGGTGACGATGGACCGCCGCTTCGTCAGCTTCATGTACTCCTATCCGAATTACATGCCGTTGAGCGCGGCAGCGGTACGGCGGATCGCGGCGGCCGTCGAGCCGCTCGCCTTCGATCGCATCTATGGCGCCTGGTGGGGCCGCAACATCGCCTCAGGCGCCAAGGCCGCCTTCGCGGCGTCGGTGGGGCGATATATCGCGGCCATCGCCTGA
- a CDS encoding MFS transporter encodes MTSRPPSPRLWPLYAINFFMADMQSGIGPFVGVFLQERGWASGLIGTAMTIGNVAGMLVTTPIGGFIDSSRNKRLWVVIPGICVVLASAIILISQNFWAVTFSQVAQSLASAAIVPAVTGISLGIAKQKGFNALNGRNQAFNHAGNMVGAALSGYLGYKFGYVWVFVLAAVFGAVAVACVLMIPAKAIDDRQARGSKEDESKNPPAGLSVLFRHKPLLVLALALAIFHLGNAAIVPLYGLAAVSAGQANGPSFVATIVIIAQGVMVVTSLIGMQVAGKRNYWPVILVSFMFLPVRGVLAYFLSGWWGVVPVQVLDGIGTGLQTVAVPGMVARSLDGTGRINLGQGAVITVQGVGASLSPALGGWIAEWIGYGPTFLLLGGFGLASVALWLAFGMHVKKY; translated from the coding sequence ATGACATCGCGCCCGCCCTCCCCCCGTCTCTGGCCCCTGTACGCCATCAACTTCTTCATGGCCGACATGCAGTCGGGCATCGGGCCCTTCGTCGGCGTGTTCCTGCAGGAACGCGGCTGGGCGAGCGGGTTGATCGGCACCGCCATGACCATCGGCAATGTCGCGGGCATGCTGGTCACGACGCCAATCGGCGGCTTCATCGATTCCAGCCGCAACAAGCGGCTGTGGGTCGTCATCCCCGGTATTTGCGTGGTGCTGGCCTCCGCCATCATCCTGATCTCGCAAAATTTCTGGGCGGTGACGTTCTCGCAAGTGGCGCAATCGCTGGCGAGCGCCGCGATCGTGCCGGCGGTCACCGGCATCTCGCTCGGCATCGCCAAGCAAAAGGGGTTCAATGCGCTGAACGGGCGCAATCAGGCTTTCAACCATGCGGGCAACATGGTCGGCGCGGCGCTATCGGGCTATCTCGGCTACAAATTCGGCTACGTCTGGGTATTCGTTTTGGCTGCCGTGTTCGGCGCCGTCGCGGTGGCTTGCGTCTTGATGATTCCGGCCAAGGCCATCGATGACCGCCAGGCCCGCGGCAGCAAGGAAGATGAGAGCAAAAACCCGCCGGCAGGTCTCTCCGTTCTCTTCAGGCACAAGCCGCTGCTGGTGCTGGCGCTGGCATTGGCCATCTTTCATCTCGGCAACGCCGCCATCGTGCCGCTCTATGGCCTTGCCGCGGTGAGCGCGGGTCAGGCCAACGGCCCAAGCTTCGTTGCGACCATTGTCATCATTGCGCAGGGCGTGATGGTCGTGACGTCCCTGATCGGCATGCAGGTCGCGGGGAAACGCAACTATTGGCCGGTGATCCTGGTTTCCTTCATGTTCCTGCCCGTCCGCGGTGTGCTGGCGTATTTTCTCAGCGGCTGGTGGGGTGTTGTGCCCGTACAAGTGCTCGACGGCATCGGCACCGGGCTCCAAACGGTCGCCGTCCCCGGCATGGTTGCCCGCTCGCTTGACGGCACCGGCCGCATCAATCTCGGCCAGGGTGCCGTCATCACCGTGCAAGGCGTCGGGGCAAGCCTCAGTCCAGCACTCGGCGGCTGGATCGCGGAATGGATCGGCTACGGCCCGACCTTCCTGCTGCTTGGCGGCTTTGGCCTTGCATCGGTGGCGCTCTGGTTGGCGTTCGGCATGCACGTGAAGAAGTATTGA